The genomic segment TAAATGCCATACACTCGTCGGTGTGGTCGTTAAAATAGTTATCACCGCAGACAATCGTCTTAACGATTTTTCCCCCGTCGCCGAGCGCTGCCTGAATCCCCATACCGGGACCGGCATTTCCATCGATCACTTCAATTTTGTAATCGGCAACATCTTCTCCGCCCTTTCCGGCAAAGAATTGGTTGATATAGTGTACAATCTTTTTCATTGTTTACCTCTTATAATCCGCATGCAGATAAATTCCAGAAGCCCAGCTCATTGGTTGCGCCGGTAATAACCTGTAATTCCGCTTCGATACTTCCGTCTTCATGTAAGCTGCCGTCCCATGCACCCGCAATAACATTGGCCTGTTGGGGATCGCCGATAACCAAGTCCATCTTAGGCAGTTTGATAACCTGATTGGCGTTTCCGTTCGACACAACGGCGTCCGCAGAAGGATGAGCATCTGCAAGCGACTGGCTCGCACCGTCCTGTCCGGCATATTCGTCGGTCAACAATACGGTTTTAATACCCTTTGCAGCAATCTTGCGGCAGTTCATCATCAAGTCGGCATCGGGGTTACCGAAACCTTCCTCGGAGATAATAACCGCATCGAGACCCAGTTGTTCCGCAAGTCGTGCAGTCAGAGAAGAGGAGCGCTCTTTATCGGCAAGCGTTACGTTCTCGTTGGTTACGATAACACCGATAAAGTTATAATCCTTTCCGTGCCGCTTATACAGTTCGTGGATAACGGGGCTGTTCTGGTGTACATACGTCGGGTTTTTATCACAGGCAGAAACACAGTTACCGCTTACAACTGCGCCGTCCATTGCCTCTGTGGGGTACATAATGGTCGGAACAATCTGCTTAACATCGACACCGTAGTAGTAGGTGTCATGCAGCAATCCCTGACTTTGAAGTGCATATACATAACCGACTTTCGGCAGATTGGGATATTTCTTGGCCTGTTCGATCGGGTTCAAGGTTTCGTAAACTTCGGTTTCTGCCGGAGCAACGGACTTTGCGGCGTTACCCAAATAGCGGGCAGTTTTCAGCCCCATCAAGCGCAACGATTTTTCTTTAACTGCACGGGTAGTATCATCTTTGACAATACCTTTTACTACAAGGTTAACCGTGCGGGAAAACGGCGTATATTCGGCGCCGGGACCACTCATATCGATAATTCCTTCTTGAAATCCGACAACGGTACCGGTTGTTACGACTGCTGCACCGCGAAGTACGGCAGTTTTACCCGACCCGACAGTGTCTTCCTCACCGGTAAAGAATCCGGGGAAACATACACCGCTGCCTTCAATCTTACACCGTGGTTCAATAACGTCTTTAACGGAAATAATACGGGTTTTATCGCCCGGTTTGGTAATTGTCAGTGAAACATCTATGATAAGCGGATCTTCTTTAATGAGAGATATCAGCTCATCTTTGTTTATTTCAAGACAAGTTCCTTTGATAGCAGTTTTATCGGAAAACCGCATCTCATGAATAGGGATAATTCCCAGTTCAAGCTTCATATCGACCTCCTATACTTTTTTGAAAGGGGCAGACTATCCCCTAAGTATACTGTACTATTTTATTGCAATTAATCTAAGCTGTCAATTTATACTCACGGAAATCAATTTTTGAGTGAAGGTATTAAAACAGAAGAAAAAATGCTAAAGTGAGAGCATGAGGTGGGAAGAATTAGAAGATGCACTTGAAGTGCTTCAAAGCGAGCGGGAGTACGACGGATATTTTTGCAGCATAAAAGATGCGGTTATCATCGTTATTTTGGGAAGCCTCTGCGATCTGAAAAGCGTAAAGAAAATACATGCGTGGGCAACGAGTGAGCATGTAAAAGTGTTTCTTGAAAAAGAATTCGGTATAAAAAGAATACCGTGTTACTGGTGGCTGTTAAGTCTTTTGGCAATGGTAAGCCCTGAATCACTTAATCGGTGTATGAAAAACTGGGTAAGCTCATTGGTACCGCATCTTGCGGAAAAGCTTGAAGCGGAAGAAGAAGAGCAAAATAAGAAGAAGAAAAAAAGCTTGACGATTGCAATAGACGGGAAAGAAATCCGCTCGACAGGGAAAATGAAGAAGTATGACAGTCCGTTACACATTGTCAGCGCGCAGATAGGCGAACTAGGGCTCACTCTTGCGCAGGAAACAGTGCAATCAAAGAGTAACGAGATACCGGCGGTACAAGAGCTGATAAAGACACTTGAGATAGAAGGATGCATGGTAGTTGCCGATGCTTTAAACTGTCAAATACAGACTGCACAGGCAATTATCGATGCAAAAGCCGACTATTTATTAAGTGCGAAAGGTAATCAGAAAGAGTTGATGAACGATATAGCAGCGTATGTCCAAGATGAAAAACTACGTTCAACGATGGATAGCGTTACCCAAACGGAAAAAGGACACGGACGGATAGAAACGAGAAGTGCGTATACTACTGATGATGTTGAATGGCAGCCGGGAGGCAGGGTATGGCCGGCTGTTAAATG from the Treponema medium genome contains:
- a CDS encoding ISAs1 family transposase; translated protein: MRWEELEDALEVLQSEREYDGYFCSIKDAVIIVILGSLCDLKSVKKIHAWATSEHVKVFLEKEFGIKRIPCYWWLLSLLAMVSPESLNRCMKNWVSSLVPHLAEKLEAEEEEQNKKKKKSLTIAIDGKEIRSTGKMKKYDSPLHIVSAQIGELGLTLAQETVQSKSNEIPAVQELIKTLEIEGCMVVADALNCQIQTAQAIIDAKADYLLSAKGNQKELMNDIAAYVQDEKLRSTMDSVTQTEKGHGRIETRSAYTTDDVEWQPGGRVWPAVKCIGVVHTRFETDKGVTEQWHYYISSKVLSAEELLHHARTEWSVESMHWLLDVHFDEDKCRIQSKNIQQNLNMLHKVALNIVRIYKRETQSKLALNGIMFRALMNPHDLLPLLDKN
- a CDS encoding glycine/sarcosine/betaine reductase component B subunit — its product is MKLELGIIPIHEMRFSDKTAIKGTCLEINKDELISLIKEDPLIIDVSLTITKPGDKTRIISVKDVIEPRCKIEGSGVCFPGFFTGEEDTVGSGKTAVLRGAAVVTTGTVVGFQEGIIDMSGPGAEYTPFSRTVNLVVKGIVKDDTTRAVKEKSLRLMGLKTARYLGNAAKSVAPAETEVYETLNPIEQAKKYPNLPKVGYVYALQSQGLLHDTYYYGVDVKQIVPTIMYPTEAMDGAVVSGNCVSACDKNPTYVHQNSPVIHELYKRHGKDYNFIGVIVTNENVTLADKERSSSLTARLAEQLGLDAVIISEEGFGNPDADLMMNCRKIAAKGIKTVLLTDEYAGQDGASQSLADAHPSADAVVSNGNANQVIKLPKMDLVIGDPQQANVIAGAWDGSLHEDGSIEAELQVITGATNELGFWNLSACGL